From one Peredibacter starrii genomic stretch:
- the scpA gene encoding methylmalonyl-CoA mutase: MTTDFSKIPWKTPKLSEPAPKKITVMPEGIALKSAYTEKDVKFKKLMKTLPGNKPFLRGPYASMYSVRPWTIRQYAGFSTAEESNRFYRDNLTKGQKGLSIAFDLATHRGYDSDHPRVKGDVGMAGVAIDSILDMRILFKGIPLDQMSVSMTMNGAVIPILALFIVAGEEQGVKPEQLTGTIQNDILKEFMVRNTYIYPPEPSMRIIADIFSYTSKNMPKFNSISISGYHMQEAGATADIELGYTLADGLEYLRTGVKAGIDVDQFAPRLSFFWAIGMNYFMEVAKMRAGRLLWSKIVSDFKPKNQKSLALRTHSQTSGWSLTAQDVFNNVTRTGIEALAATHGHTQSLHTNSLDEALALPSEFSARIARNTQLFIQTETDTCDVIDPWGGSYFVESLTQELAQKAWALIEEVESLGGMSHAIAKGIPKMRIEEAAARTQGRIDSGVQPIVGVNLYKREKDDTPNILQVENSQVREAQINRLKKLKAERNEAVVQEKLNAMTEACRNGTGNLLALAVEAARAHATVGEMSMAMEKVFGRHQAEIRTIQGVYLKEVQQGKYDVKELQLLMEKFQKNEGRRPRVLIAKMGQDGHDRGQKVISTAFADLGFDVDVGPLFQTPEETAKQAVENDVHIIGVSSLAAGHLTLVPELKAELKKLGREDILVTIGGVIPPQDYDKLYQMGVAGIFGPGTVIADAARDLVKKLNEALGYK, encoded by the coding sequence ATGACAACTGATTTCAGCAAAATTCCTTGGAAGACTCCAAAACTATCTGAGCCAGCTCCTAAAAAGATCACCGTGATGCCGGAAGGCATCGCACTTAAGAGTGCTTATACTGAGAAGGACGTGAAGTTTAAAAAACTCATGAAGACTCTTCCGGGTAACAAACCTTTTCTTCGTGGCCCTTATGCTTCGATGTATTCGGTTCGCCCTTGGACCATTCGTCAGTACGCGGGGTTTTCGACGGCGGAAGAATCAAACCGTTTCTATCGTGACAATCTTACGAAAGGTCAAAAAGGTCTTTCAATTGCTTTCGATCTTGCTACTCACCGTGGTTATGACTCTGATCACCCTCGTGTAAAGGGTGACGTTGGTATGGCAGGGGTGGCGATTGATTCCATCCTTGATATGCGCATTCTTTTCAAAGGTATTCCGCTTGATCAGATGTCGGTATCAATGACGATGAACGGAGCAGTGATTCCAATTCTTGCTTTGTTTATCGTGGCGGGTGAAGAGCAGGGTGTGAAGCCGGAGCAACTCACAGGGACGATTCAAAACGATATCTTGAAAGAATTCATGGTGAGAAATACTTATATTTACCCACCTGAGCCTTCGATGAGAATCATCGCGGATATCTTTAGTTACACATCTAAGAACATGCCGAAGTTTAACTCGATTTCAATTTCGGGTTACCACATGCAGGAAGCTGGTGCGACTGCAGATATTGAACTTGGTTATACCCTGGCCGATGGTCTTGAATACCTTCGTACTGGTGTGAAAGCAGGGATTGATGTGGATCAGTTTGCTCCTCGTCTTTCTTTCTTCTGGGCGATCGGAATGAACTACTTCATGGAAGTAGCGAAGATGAGAGCGGGTCGACTTCTTTGGAGTAAAATCGTTTCGGACTTCAAACCAAAGAACCAAAAGTCTCTGGCCCTTAGAACTCACTCTCAGACTTCTGGTTGGAGCTTAACTGCTCAAGACGTTTTCAATAACGTCACAAGAACGGGAATTGAGGCCCTTGCCGCAACTCACGGTCACACTCAAAGCTTACACACAAACTCTCTGGATGAAGCACTTGCTCTTCCAAGTGAATTCTCGGCCCGTATCGCTCGGAACACTCAGCTCTTCATTCAGACTGAAACTGATACCTGTGATGTGATTGATCCATGGGGGGGAAGTTATTTCGTAGAAAGCCTTACTCAGGAACTGGCGCAAAAAGCTTGGGCCCTGATTGAGGAAGTGGAGTCTCTGGGTGGTATGTCTCACGCCATCGCCAAGGGCATTCCTAAGATGCGCATTGAAGAAGCCGCTGCTCGCACTCAAGGTCGAATTGATTCAGGTGTTCAGCCAATCGTAGGAGTTAACCTTTATAAACGTGAAAAAGACGATACTCCAAATATTCTTCAAGTAGAAAACTCACAGGTGCGTGAAGCTCAGATTAATCGTCTGAAAAAACTTAAAGCTGAACGTAACGAAGCAGTGGTTCAGGAAAAACTCAATGCTATGACTGAGGCTTGTAGGAACGGAACTGGCAACCTTCTCGCTCTAGCGGTTGAGGCCGCTCGTGCTCACGCCACTGTCGGTGAGATGAGTATGGCGATGGAAAAAGTATTTGGCCGTCACCAAGCTGAGATCAGAACTATTCAGGGTGTGTATTTAAAAGAAGTTCAACAAGGAAAATACGACGTGAAAGAACTCCAACTTCTCATGGAAAAATTCCAGAAGAACGAAGGACGTCGTCCACGTGTTCTTATCGCGAAGATGGGACAAGATGGACACGACCGTGGTCAGAAGGTTATTTCAACTGCCTTCGCAGACTTGGGCTTTGATGTGGATGTGGGTCCTCTGTTCCAGACTCCAGAAGAGACAGCAAAACAAGCAGTGGAAAATGACGTACACATCATTGGTGTATCATCCCTTGCTGCTGGTCACTTAACTCTTGTGCCAGAATTAAAAGCTGAACTAAAAAAACTGGGACGTGAAGATATCCTTGTAACCATTGGTGGAGTTATTCCTCCGCAGGACTACGATAAACTTTATCAGATGGGTGTGGCGGGAATTTTCGGTCCAGGTACAGTCATTGCCGATGCGGCCCGGGATCTGGTGAAAAAACTTAACGAGGCCCTGGGATATAAATGA
- a CDS encoding response regulator, which yields MKKGNLLIVDDEPILLETLKYNLSDLAEKIFLAINGKMALEIIKRESIQCILCDINMPVMNGVELVKNIRALGLETPLIFYTGHGNHDLMLEAVKYGAFDFINKPALDHIEEVVERGLQVGRGDHQESKSDFMSEYRKLLASQ from the coding sequence TTGAAAAAGGGAAATTTATTAATTGTCGATGACGAACCCATTCTGCTTGAAACTCTAAAGTACAACCTTAGTGATTTAGCAGAAAAAATTTTCCTGGCCATAAATGGAAAAATGGCCCTCGAGATTATTAAAAGAGAATCTATTCAATGCATCCTTTGCGACATTAACATGCCTGTTATGAATGGGGTTGAGCTTGTAAAGAACATCAGGGCCCTTGGGCTTGAAACTCCTCTCATTTTTTATACAGGCCATGGGAACCATGACCTGATGCTGGAAGCCGTCAAATACGGAGCTTTTGATTTTATAAACAAACCGGCCCTTGATCACATCGAAGAAGTCGTTGAGCGAGGTCTTCAAGTAGGCCGTGGGGATCATCAGGAATCAAAGAGTGATTTTATGAGTGAATACAGAAAACTTTTGGCATCTCAGTAA
- the meaB gene encoding methylmalonyl Co-A mutase-associated GTPase MeaB: MRKQLELQDYLDGIKNKNLTILARAITLVESHNPDHQKLAQELLKAILPLTGKSKRVGISGTPGVGKSTFIEAFGKQLTSQNKTVAVLAVDPTSQVSGGSILGDKTRMNELAIDPMAFIRPSPSGETLGGVARRTRESMLICEAYGFDYVLVETVGVGQSETTVAQMVDLFVMLLQPGAGDDLQGIKRGILEVVDMVVVTKDDGDQEKIILRAKHDYQQALQILRHDGWIPPVLSCSAVTKKGLPEVEKTMEDYFSKEAAQIQKKREKQGLDWMWQLIHEGLKSSFQEVIDQKAIATSENKIKSNKGTPPEVAQELLKQFFSHLK; the protein is encoded by the coding sequence ATGAGAAAGCAACTTGAGCTCCAGGATTATCTAGACGGGATTAAGAACAAGAATTTAACGATTCTGGCACGAGCAATTACACTCGTGGAGTCCCATAATCCTGATCATCAAAAACTAGCTCAGGAACTTCTTAAAGCGATATTGCCTCTGACTGGTAAATCAAAACGCGTCGGGATTTCCGGAACTCCAGGAGTGGGTAAATCCACATTCATTGAGGCCTTTGGAAAACAACTTACCTCACAAAATAAAACTGTGGCAGTTCTGGCGGTTGATCCGACTTCTCAGGTGAGTGGCGGATCTATCTTAGGTGATAAGACCCGTATGAATGAACTGGCGATTGATCCCATGGCATTCATTCGCCCGAGTCCATCAGGTGAAACTTTGGGTGGAGTGGCGCGCAGAACTCGTGAATCAATGCTTATTTGTGAAGCCTATGGTTTTGATTACGTCTTAGTGGAAACTGTTGGCGTGGGACAGTCTGAAACAACTGTCGCTCAGATGGTGGATCTTTTCGTGATGCTCCTTCAACCGGGCGCCGGCGATGATCTTCAAGGGATTAAGCGCGGGATCTTAGAAGTTGTAGATATGGTGGTTGTAACAAAAGACGATGGCGATCAAGAAAAGATCATCCTTCGTGCAAAACATGATTATCAACAAGCGCTTCAGATTCTTCGCCATGATGGTTGGATTCCACCGGTTCTTTCTTGTTCTGCAGTAACTAAGAAAGGTCTTCCGGAAGTGGAGAAGACTATGGAAGATTACTTTTCAAAAGAAGCTGCTCAAATTCAGAAGAAGCGTGAGAAGCAGGGACTGGATTGGATGTGGCAACTTATCCATGAGGGCCTTAAATCAAGCTTTCAGGAAGTGATTGATCAAAAAGCGATCGCGACATCCGAGAACAAAATCAAAAGTAATAAGGGGACTCCACCAGAAGTGGCCCAGGAACTTCTTAAACAATTCTTCTCCCACCTAAAATAG
- a CDS encoding carboxy terminal-processing peptidase yields the protein MKSHVLLLSLALVTTGAVAQQKSSPMSSSDDPSILGSIMSQKPAYPREMILGSILLGALENMHLSNKKVDNQLSENAYKLYLERLDYGKQFLLDSDVKQLDVYKDKFDDMLKSGDLRILDTSAELMNKRIGQIEKYVETLLAKPLDYNTKEQLETDPKKRSFLKSENELFAHWEKLMKYEVLSRIIDQREEQNGLVLDDKGQKKKPKSEKKLTEVEIEKDAREKVLKSYKKIFSRLVNEKRSDKLDKFYNAITKVFDPHTNYLVPEEKEDFDIDMSGKLEGIGAILREENSYIKVERIVPGSASWKTKEIEAEDVILKVGQGKEEPVDVVDMSLRDAVKLIRGKKGSEVRLTIKKPNGLVKVVPIIRDVVEIEESYARGTVLELAPNKTKVGYINIPKFYRDFNDRAGRNVTDDTRREIERLNKEGVEGLIIDLRNNGGGALEDARMISGLFIEKGPIVQVKAHTGTVDILADTDPKVDFQKPVIVLINRFSASASEIVAAALQDYNRAVIVGGEFSHGKGTVQAVVDLDGYISPMAKSYSPLGALKITIQKFYRVNGSSTQYKGVTPDIILPDQFSHLESGEKFLDYSIPWGEVKPVKYTKWDKKYDLKSLRGNSQARVKKSEKFQHLQNSIKWYKEQKEKTKRSLVAADFEKERKSIREMTDVFKKEEESKNLMVKDLSPKSGEKAQQEKFEEFSKTLKKDAVIEESMMIMQDMLKQK from the coding sequence ATGAAATCCCATGTTTTATTGCTCAGTTTAGCTCTAGTGACGACGGGAGCAGTGGCCCAACAGAAAAGTTCGCCAATGTCTTCAAGTGATGATCCTTCAATTCTCGGAAGTATCATGTCTCAAAAGCCGGCATATCCGCGTGAAATGATCCTAGGAAGTATCCTTCTTGGAGCATTAGAGAACATGCACCTATCAAACAAGAAAGTTGATAATCAACTTTCTGAGAACGCTTACAAGTTGTATCTCGAGCGTCTTGATTACGGTAAGCAGTTCCTTCTTGATAGCGACGTTAAGCAGCTTGATGTTTACAAAGATAAATTCGATGACATGTTGAAGTCGGGTGATCTTCGTATCCTTGATACAAGTGCTGAACTTATGAATAAGCGCATTGGTCAGATCGAGAAGTATGTTGAAACACTTCTTGCTAAGCCGCTTGATTACAACACAAAAGAACAACTAGAAACTGATCCGAAGAAGCGCTCGTTCCTTAAATCGGAAAACGAACTTTTTGCTCATTGGGAAAAACTCATGAAGTATGAAGTTCTTTCTCGCATCATCGATCAGCGTGAAGAGCAGAACGGACTTGTTCTTGATGATAAGGGCCAGAAGAAGAAGCCCAAGTCTGAGAAGAAACTTACTGAAGTTGAAATTGAAAAAGACGCTCGTGAGAAAGTTCTTAAATCATATAAGAAAATTTTCTCTCGTCTTGTGAATGAGAAGCGCTCTGACAAACTTGATAAGTTCTACAACGCAATCACAAAAGTTTTCGATCCGCACACAAACTACCTGGTGCCGGAAGAAAAAGAAGATTTCGATATCGATATGTCAGGGAAGCTTGAAGGTATCGGTGCTATCCTTCGCGAAGAAAACTCTTACATTAAAGTTGAAAGAATCGTTCCGGGTTCTGCTTCTTGGAAGACCAAAGAAATCGAAGCCGAAGACGTTATTCTAAAAGTTGGCCAAGGCAAAGAAGAGCCGGTTGATGTGGTTGATATGTCTCTTAGAGACGCGGTTAAACTTATCCGTGGTAAGAAGGGCTCTGAAGTTCGTCTTACAATTAAGAAGCCAAACGGTCTTGTAAAAGTAGTACCTATCATTCGTGATGTTGTAGAGATTGAAGAATCTTACGCTCGTGGAACAGTTCTTGAACTTGCTCCAAACAAAACGAAAGTTGGTTACATCAACATTCCTAAGTTCTACCGTGACTTCAATGATCGCGCTGGACGTAACGTTACTGATGATACAAGAAGAGAAATTGAGCGCCTGAATAAAGAGGGTGTTGAAGGTCTCATCATCGATCTACGTAACAACGGCGGTGGTGCTCTTGAGGACGCTCGTATGATCTCTGGTCTTTTCATTGAAAAGGGTCCGATCGTACAAGTTAAGGCGCACACTGGAACGGTTGATATCCTTGCTGATACAGATCCGAAAGTTGATTTCCAAAAACCTGTGATCGTTCTGATTAACCGTTTTTCGGCCTCTGCTTCAGAGATCGTAGCGGCCGCTCTTCAGGACTATAACCGCGCTGTTATCGTGGGTGGAGAGTTCTCTCACGGTAAGGGTACAGTACAGGCCGTAGTTGATCTTGATGGATATATCTCGCCGATGGCGAAGTCTTACTCACCACTTGGTGCGCTTAAGATCACGATCCAGAAGTTCTACCGTGTAAACGGAAGCTCAACTCAGTACAAAGGTGTTACTCCGGATATCATTCTTCCAGACCAGTTCTCACATCTTGAGTCTGGTGAGAAGTTTCTTGATTACTCAATCCCTTGGGGTGAAGTAAAACCTGTTAAGTACACAAAATGGGACAAGAAGTATGACCTTAAGTCTCTACGTGGAAACAGCCAGGCACGTGTGAAGAAGAGTGAGAAATTCCAACACCTTCAAAACTCGATCAAGTGGTACAAAGAGCAAAAAGAGAAAACAAAACGTTCTCTAGTTGCTGCTGATTTCGAGAAAGAGCGTAAGTCGATCCGTGAGATGACTGACGTGTTCAAGAAAGAAGAAGAAAGCAAGAATCTCATGGTTAAAGATCTAAGCCCTAAGAGCGGTGAAAAAGCTCAGCAGGAAAAATTCGAAGAGTTCTCTAAGACTCTGAAGAAAGATGCTGTGATCGAAGAATCAATGATGATCATGCAAGACATGCTTAAACAAAAATAA
- a CDS encoding quinone-dependent dihydroorotate dehydrogenase, producing MLYPFIKPLLFRLEPETAHNLTIEMAKLSPVIGKLTGQPIDSRLSLKVGSVNWTFPIGLAAGLDKNAEALTFMGHQGFGAIECGTVTLKPQLGNPRPRMFRYPDEQSLRNAMGFPNQGLLEILPRLRAYGGATPLGVNIGKNKDTTAEESIEELSLLLETMEEAAQYFVINVSSPNTPGLRALQEKTYLSELFTELNKVRNGKDLYLKIAPDLDQNKIVELTHLAQEYKLTGIIATNTTIMPDRGVGGVSGVLLREKSREVRKIILKESTNLELIAVGGITDPQDLFNLWKDGGKVAQVYTAYVYQGPDLLKKFHQELVNFVKKQNMTLEKFFELPLSERQYRL from the coding sequence ATGCTATACCCATTCATAAAACCCCTGCTGTTTCGTCTTGAACCTGAGACGGCCCACAATCTTACGATTGAAATGGCCAAACTCTCTCCCGTCATTGGGAAACTCACTGGTCAACCAATTGACTCTCGTCTGAGTTTGAAAGTCGGCTCAGTCAATTGGACTTTTCCCATCGGCCTTGCCGCCGGTTTGGATAAAAATGCAGAGGCCTTAACCTTCATGGGTCACCAGGGTTTTGGTGCCATTGAATGTGGAACTGTGACTTTAAAACCTCAGCTTGGAAATCCTCGTCCAAGAATGTTTCGTTACCCCGATGAACAGAGTCTTCGTAACGCCATGGGCTTCCCTAACCAGGGACTTTTAGAAATCCTTCCTCGCCTTCGTGCTTATGGTGGGGCCACTCCACTAGGAGTAAACATCGGCAAAAACAAAGACACGACAGCTGAAGAGAGTATTGAAGAACTTTCGCTTTTGCTTGAGACCATGGAAGAGGCTGCGCAATATTTTGTGATCAATGTCTCTTCGCCAAATACTCCGGGTCTTCGCGCCCTTCAGGAAAAAACTTATTTAAGTGAACTTTTCACTGAACTCAACAAAGTGAGAAACGGCAAAGATCTTTATCTGAAGATCGCTCCTGATCTTGATCAAAACAAGATCGTGGAACTCACGCATCTCGCTCAAGAGTATAAGCTCACCGGGATCATCGCCACGAACACCACCATCATGCCTGACCGAGGTGTGGGCGGAGTTTCGGGAGTTCTTCTTCGTGAGAAGTCCCGTGAAGTGAGAAAAATCATTTTGAAAGAAAGCACTAACCTTGAACTCATCGCTGTTGGCGGCATCACTGATCCTCAAGATCTTTTCAATCTTTGGAAAGACGGCGGGAAGGTGGCGCAGGTCTACACGGCCTATGTTTATCAGGGACCAGATTTATTAAAAAAATTTCATCAAGAGCTTGTGAACTTTGTTAAAAAACAAAATATGACTCTGGAAAAGTTTTTTGAACTTCCGCTAAGCGAGAGACAATACCGACTCTAA
- a CDS encoding HD-GYP domain-containing protein has protein sequence MSLTLLVEHNPMIESCYMLNLSTWLGLEILPKKKAEFAVKYLETDSQNIKLIIVRATIEKEPSAAIMIDYVKKKGLNIPVIVIGPGKEIPGSAAHVPNSLQLKILIQSSARALNITAKDMSNKVVPDYFPIPITYFKVIKRSVCKVYSQDIDDANKYNLRIERMSEFEESYIQSMIQEGMTHLYVDKMDRLEFVNNVTAELMAMLETMDLSAEEELSVQDKSMELLSKKLLTIGVNEETIKLARKNIDAMKKTVQKNPKLSKLLERLLSNKSSYLFKHTQILTYIGLHIIKNIDWGNAEQEEKMSFIAFFHDIVLETDEQAQIKSTLELKKANFPLPERLLVEKHAQMAAEFVSKFPHAPMGADQLIRQHHGMLNGVGFSEHYGNNVSPLAIVFIVAEEYTRIIMKRENGPFDREEMMQELKAEFPTTRFQKVVDILQNVTF, from the coding sequence TTGAGTCTAACGCTTTTAGTAGAACACAATCCCATGATTGAGAGCTGTTACATGCTCAATTTATCCACATGGCTGGGGTTGGAGATCCTTCCTAAAAAGAAGGCAGAGTTCGCAGTTAAATATCTTGAAACTGATAGTCAAAACATCAAATTGATCATTGTTCGCGCAACAATTGAGAAAGAACCCTCTGCCGCGATCATGATCGATTACGTAAAGAAGAAGGGTCTAAATATCCCGGTGATTGTGATTGGCCCTGGAAAAGAGATTCCAGGCAGCGCCGCCCACGTCCCAAATTCCTTACAGCTAAAAATTCTGATTCAAAGCTCCGCAAGGGCCCTCAATATCACCGCCAAGGACATGTCGAACAAGGTGGTACCGGACTACTTCCCGATTCCTATCACCTACTTCAAAGTGATTAAGCGTTCGGTTTGTAAGGTCTACTCACAGGACATCGACGATGCGAATAAATACAACCTTCGTATTGAAAGAATGTCTGAGTTTGAAGAGTCTTACATCCAGAGCATGATTCAGGAAGGGATGACCCATTTGTATGTCGATAAAATGGATCGCCTGGAATTCGTAAACAACGTAACTGCTGAACTCATGGCCATGCTTGAAACCATGGATCTTTCCGCAGAGGAAGAACTATCAGTTCAAGACAAGAGCATGGAACTTCTCTCGAAGAAGCTTCTCACTATTGGTGTTAATGAAGAGACGATTAAACTCGCACGTAAAAACATCGATGCCATGAAGAAGACCGTTCAGAAGAACCCGAAACTTTCAAAACTTCTGGAACGTCTGTTAAGCAACAAGTCTTCTTACCTCTTTAAGCACACTCAGATCCTGACTTACATTGGTCTCCATATCATTAAGAACATTGATTGGGGTAATGCTGAACAAGAAGAGAAGATGAGCTTCATCGCCTTCTTCCACGATATTGTGCTGGAAACGGATGAGCAGGCCCAAATTAAATCAACGCTTGAACTAAAAAAAGCGAACTTCCCACTCCCGGAAAGACTTCTGGTCGAGAAGCACGCTCAAATGGCGGCGGAATTTGTTTCAAAATTCCCCCACGCTCCTATGGGTGCGGATCAACTAATTCGTCAGCACCACGGCATGCTCAACGGCGTTGGTTTTTCAGAACACTATGGTAATAACGTCTCTCCTCTGGCGATCGTTTTCATCGTGGCCGAAGAGTATACACGAATTATTATGAAGCGTGAGAATGGTCCCTTTGATCGAGAAGAGATGATGCAGGAACTCAAAGCTGAGTTCCCGACCACCAGATTCCAAAAAGTCGTCGATATTCTGCAGAACGTGACATTTTAA
- a CDS encoding class I SAM-dependent methyltransferase: MKSTLTLEQKYDFYERSVQNAEGEVSFMHDEFKRFYGHSPYVMREDFCGTGAISCKWVEQDKGCEAYGVDLDPEPIKMGKTRHYSKLSKAQQSRMHYLEQNVLKTSAPKADVVCAFNFSYFIFKSRKDLLKYFKSVRKSLNKQGVFFLDIFAGPESQRLVTDVKKMKGLTYYWECQHFNPLTHDCTFAIHFKDAKGKKHENVFTYHWRMWMMPELRDLLIEAGFSKTVAYWEGDDEDGGGNGVFTPAEDAENCDAWVSYIAALT; encoded by the coding sequence GTGAAATCGACGCTCACTCTCGAACAAAAGTATGACTTCTATGAACGCTCAGTACAGAATGCAGAAGGCGAAGTCTCTTTCATGCACGATGAATTCAAGCGCTTCTATGGTCATTCTCCATATGTCATGAGAGAGGATTTCTGTGGTACTGGTGCTATTTCTTGTAAGTGGGTTGAACAGGATAAGGGATGCGAGGCCTATGGTGTAGATCTTGATCCTGAGCCAATTAAAATGGGTAAAACTCGTCACTACAGTAAGCTTTCAAAAGCTCAGCAATCTCGCATGCACTACCTTGAACAAAACGTACTTAAAACTTCGGCCCCAAAGGCCGATGTAGTTTGTGCTTTTAACTTTTCATATTTTATCTTCAAGTCACGTAAAGACCTTTTGAAGTATTTCAAATCAGTTCGTAAGTCGCTTAATAAGCAAGGTGTATTCTTCCTTGATATCTTCGCGGGCCCTGAAAGTCAGCGTCTGGTGACAGATGTGAAGAAGATGAAAGGCCTGACTTATTATTGGGAATGCCAACACTTCAATCCTCTGACTCACGACTGTACTTTCGCCATTCACTTTAAAGATGCTAAAGGCAAGAAGCATGAGAATGTATTCACGTACCACTGGCGTATGTGGATGATGCCTGAACTTCGCGACCTTCTGATTGAAGCAGGGTTTTCTAAGACTGTTGCTTACTGGGAAGGGGATGATGAAGATGGAGGCGGTAATGGTGTGTTCACGCCTGCAGAAGACGCAGAAAACTGTGACGCTTGGGTCTCTTACATTGCTGCTTTAACTTAA
- a CDS encoding large conductance mechanosensitive channel protein MscL, which translates to MVREFVGFLKQYGVIGLAIAVIIGGKLNLLVTSLVNDLITPLILQPALKAAGVASIYELSYNGIMYGKVLGAGIDFIIVAWIVFIFAKKVMKEELVAKR; encoded by the coding sequence ATGGTTAGAGAGTTCGTTGGCTTCTTAAAACAATATGGTGTTATTGGTTTGGCGATTGCCGTGATCATCGGTGGTAAATTAAATTTGCTTGTAACGAGTCTCGTCAATGACCTCATCACTCCGCTTATTCTTCAACCTGCCCTTAAGGCCGCTGGAGTTGCGAGCATTTACGAGCTTAGCTACAACGGAATTATGTACGGTAAAGTTCTTGGAGCAGGGATCGATTTTATTATCGTGGCCTGGATTGTATTCATCTTCGCTAAGAAGGTTATGAAAGAAGAACTAGTAGCGAAGCGGTAA
- a CDS encoding methylmalonyl-CoA mutase family protein, which yields MSSLTSFFESDFNTQREQWENALKSELKLTEVGNKATKKLITGASWPTLSLETKSEVHLNANENWKKASTTYVHLDQHEIEKVLTEDLGQGVRNFFFSGPDLNETKWKIIESTLTKFASPKELEVFILGGNYSSNAFKVVSNIISGQKAHDQGGHSIQELALLATNFIKNLGTQSEVYLGVYVDSQFFHNIAKIRAAKLLAHKILEESGKKMKLNIVGLTSMREWTLFERYSNMLRNETAVASAYIGGADHVQSAGYNSLIELEVDGAPDMEHVERSRRMARNTSHVLALESMLGVVEDAAFGSYHLESLTSALAEEAWKLMQTMIVMNDSELHSYLEKETATVREKRLEMVKTRRHVMSGMNDFPDVKEHLKLKLKKPTVFRVARIFEDLRLGMENVKQKPSVYVALFGEYGALNARLNFVKNYFELLGLTVNEPGHSELDIENFKKTLSERKEDIIVLCALDDQYPTISDTVSSVKAQHKYIAGKFEMAGFNNLFAGQNVYEVLQNLASKFEGR from the coding sequence GTGAGTTCCTTAACAAGTTTTTTTGAGAGTGATTTTAATACCCAACGAGAACAGTGGGAAAATGCCCTGAAATCGGAGCTAAAGCTGACGGAAGTGGGGAATAAGGCCACAAAAAAGCTCATTACCGGTGCCAGCTGGCCCACACTTTCCCTAGAGACTAAATCTGAAGTTCATTTGAATGCCAATGAAAATTGGAAGAAGGCCTCAACAACTTATGTTCATCTCGATCAGCATGAAATTGAGAAGGTTTTGACTGAAGACCTCGGACAGGGGGTGAGAAATTTCTTCTTTTCTGGTCCGGACCTAAATGAAACTAAGTGGAAAATTATTGAGAGCACCCTGACAAAATTTGCCTCTCCAAAAGAGCTTGAAGTGTTCATTCTCGGTGGGAACTATTCAAGTAATGCCTTCAAAGTTGTTTCAAATATCATTTCTGGTCAAAAAGCCCATGATCAAGGCGGGCACTCGATTCAAGAGTTGGCGCTTCTAGCGACAAATTTTATTAAAAATCTTGGAACTCAGTCTGAGGTTTATCTTGGTGTTTATGTGGATTCTCAATTCTTCCACAACATCGCTAAGATTCGAGCGGCGAAACTTCTTGCTCATAAAATCCTGGAAGAGTCTGGGAAGAAGATGAAGCTCAACATCGTGGGGCTTACCTCGATGAGAGAGTGGACACTGTTTGAGCGTTACTCAAATATGCTTCGTAATGAAACGGCAGTTGCTTCGGCCTACATTGGTGGTGCTGATCACGTTCAGTCTGCTGGATATAATTCTTTAATTGAACTCGAGGTAGATGGTGCTCCGGATATGGAACACGTTGAGCGCTCTCGTCGAATGGCCCGTAATACGTCTCACGTTCTGGCACTTGAGAGTATGCTGGGAGTGGTGGAAGATGCTGCCTTCGGAAGTTATCACTTAGAAAGTCTAACCAGTGCCCTTGCTGAAGAAGCTTGGAAACTGATGCAGACGATGATTGTGATGAATGACAGTGAACTTCATTCTTATTTAGAAAAAGAAACTGCCACTGTTCGCGAAAAGCGCCTTGAGATGGTGAAGACTCGTCGCCACGTGATGTCGGGGATGAATGATTTCCCGGACGTGAAGGAACACTTAAAACTAAAACTTAAAAAGCCAACGGTCTTCCGTGTGGCCCGTATTTTTGAAGACCTTCGTCTTGGTATGGAAAACGTGAAGCAGAAGCCAAGTGTATATGTGGCGCTTTTCGGAGAGTATGGCGCGCTTAATGCTCGTCTGAACTTCGTGAAGAACTACTTTGAACTTTTAGGTCTTACTGTAAATGAGCCTGGTCATTCTGAACTGGATATTGAAAACTTTAAGAAGACTCTTTCGGAGAGAAAAGAAGACATTATCGTTCTCTGCGCTTTGGATGATCAGTATCCAACAATTTCGGATACTGTGAGTTCAGTGAAGGCACAACATAAGTATATCGCTGGAAAATTTGAGATGGCGGGATTCAATAATCTATTCGCCGGTCAAAACGTGTATGAGGTACTCCAGAATCTGGCCTCAAAGTTCGAGGGGAGGTAA